TTTTTAGTTGCACATTTGTTCTAGAGTATTAGGTTTAATAAAGCTAACAAAGAAGCAAGGTACCTAAAAATGAAGTACTACAGCTTCTTAATGTAGACATTTGTTGGACAGGTCTATTCTCCAGATGGTGAACTGGAAGAATAAGTGACCTTACAGTCTACTTTGGGTGCTTTCTGGAGACTTCCTATAGCTAAAAGTACCTCCAGCAAAATAGTTTAAAACAGTAAATCATAAAAccattttaatacatttttgcagtatactaattaaaaaaatcaggtaggctttatttttttctatagtTCATAATTCTAATTTCTAAATGgttatgaaacagaaaaaaaatgtttctgacaTATCGGGTATGACCTGAAAAGACGGTTTACCTCTTGCTGATAAGAAGTCAGTGTGAGATACAATTTCAACATATTCAGTtatgagagaagagaaaaatagctCAAAACAATTAAATATTGAGGAATGGAATAAACATTTTGGCAATATGACTTTGAAATTTCAGTAAAGCTAAAGccttggaaatgaaaattaaacaaaacacaatcccaaatgaaacaaaaatatttgcttaatttcaaactttcttttcaaaatgcattaGACTGACCCTTTTGtggactttcttttttttgataCCCTGTATTCTGTATATAACAAGCAAACTCTGTTCTACAAAATTGGCTTTTTGTAGTACATGCTGTAACTCAGATAATTTTCACCTGAAAGTCCAATTGACTCTTTAGCCTGAGTATGGTTGTAAGCTGAACTCCAGCTGAAaagatgtattttgaaataacccccacccaccccccttCTGGCTATTAACCATATAGATTAAAACGTTCTATCAAAAGAGCAACCCCTCACACTCACTTGTATGTCCAACACAACTTCATTAGACTATAGACTTCTGTTGGACAGACTTCAGGACGTTCCATTCGTTCTCCTCTTTCAATCATCTGTGCAACTTCACCACCTTTCATTCCCTGGAACAGGGTGACCAGAACAGTCAGTCATCCAAGCTGCAAATGATTACAGCACACATGACAGCATAAATCAAACAAAGGCCTGGAATTGATTTTTGGGCTATGCTTTGACTCATTTGTTGCAACAACTCCTTTTAGTTAGGTAAAGATATTGGTTCAAATTTGCTCCGAATTTTTACAGATAAAACAAGGCCAAATACAACCACTCACCTTATATGGCTTTTGTCCATAAGAGAAAGCTTCCCACATTAAAACCCCAAAGCTCCAGACATCACTTTTGCTAGAAAATTTGTAGAAATTCATGCATTCTGGAGCATACCATTTGACTGGCCATTTTCCATGACTTTGTGCCTAAAATATGTCATAACCGAAAGGAAAAATCAGGCTAGATACAACAATAAGTAGTAAACACAACCTGAATGCACATAATTCATGTTAACTTAGCTCTGCACAAATTTGTACTAAATACCATAACATTTCTTACGCAGTTAGCATTAGAGAGAATGGGTAACAACTTCTTCAAAAGTGTTACCAAATTGTTACTAATCTTCAACTTTCAAAATAATGCATTGAAATGAAAActgtggtaaaaaaaaaggcttagCTAGATGACTTGGAGTCATGTTCTTAGTgacatttaatttaaagttgctctttaaaaatagttttttccaTTTGGCTCTCCACAGAGGGTAAGAGAGACATGTCCAGGTGGTTGAAGTGGGTGCTCTATTTCAAAGCACAGTGACTGCCTTGTGGCAAACTGCAGTTTACCTGAATTATGCTGTAACGCTGCATTATGCCCACTGAAGTGTCAAGCTATATGAGCACAGTGCTAGATCTAGTGACAGGACCCTACTGCATCCTGTGGAGTTGTAAAGAAAATGGACTTTTGATACTAATTCTCAAGGCTCTGAGGCTGGGATTGACAAGCTTCTCTGGCTAGGCTGGTGGCAGTGATTTAAGATGCCTTTTCTGGCAGCAGTTACTACTATTCCTATACAGGAAGGTCATCAGAAGGGAGCATGTGCTtgctcctcctctgcagtgTTTCATGGGCTGGATTATTAGTTTCAAAGAGCCGATAAAAGGGCATAGGCAGAAGgaagaagtaattttaattgCAAGAGGAATatatcaggaaaacaaatataGACATGTAACTGCCTTTATCTCCCACCTTTTACCTTATTAAATGATGCAATTATTCTAATCATTTTGGCTGTACAGAGGTCCAGTGAATTTAAAACCAAGATAAACAAATTTTGCTTAGGTTACTTTATTATTTAACAATGCTATTCTCTCAAAAGCCTTCCCTAATTCTGTTCTGTAAGACAATGTATTAGTGCTAGCCTACATTTTCCTTGAACATGACAAGAACTGTTTTGcaacaaatacattttcccccttttatgTAAGGTAGTATCTCATTTCCACAATAACTTTCAATTTTCTAATGACAAGCATACcgaaagtaaatgaaaatagaCAAGTAAAAAGAGGGATGAGCTTTTCCCTCTCTACATGTCTCTAAATGTTGATCACATATTTTGAATTTGACAATCTAGTATCAGGCTATAAAACAATGAATGACACataatatttcagattttcaacTTGCAAAACCAATTGCATTTCAActgaaaatatctttattaaGTTATGTTACTACACAGCTTCCATGTTGGGTTAAAACCTTACCTTGTAATAATTTTCATCAGCACTAAGAGCTTTAGAAAGTCCAAAGTCACTAATTTTGGCATAATGTTGGGTGACTAATAGCACATTTCTTGCAGCCAGATCCCTATGAACAAAATTATTCTCCTCCAGGTATTTCATCCCCATGGAAACCTGATGTACCAGCTCTGTTATATTCTTCTCTGTGACATGTCTGAAAATCACAATTGAATTTTAAAGAGGTCAGTAGCTCATTTTCCTGACTTTTCATGGAGTTCAAATACAAATCTCTACTTTGAACTTGTCCACATTACACTGGGAACCTGATCCACTTACATTTAGCTGAGCTTCAATTAGAAAAGGCAATCTACGCTCCTGTCCTGGGCAAGATGCTGTGTTATCACATCAATAGAGGAGAAATTGAAGGATATGTGAAAATTCTCTCATTTATTGAAAATACGCTATTTTGGCAGAAATATTTGACATTTCAGAAACATGTTTCAGTGAAGAATAACTACAATCATTTATTATTACAGTGACAACATATCAATTTTAATtgtccaaaaagaaaaataaaaaataaaagaaaggaccTGTATCGTATGGAATGGAATCAAAGTTCACATACctatttttttgcaaaaatttGTTCAATGGCCCAAGTTCAGCCATCTCCATTACCAACATCCAGGCCTCAGCTTCACATATCCCTATCATTCGGACAATATATGGGTTATCCAGTTGCTGCATTACATTTGCTTCTCTCAGTAATTCATCTTTTATGGCTGGATCATTACTCTCGTTCTTCAGAATTTTTACAGCCACGGGCTTGGCACCCCTGCAAAAAAGAATCAAATTCTGGGACTAGTTGCTAAAAAATCTGTGCACTAATGCACACAATCTTCATCAGATGTTTCCATTCACATAGTACAAATTGGGACAAAAGACACAATTGACactcagaggagaaaaaaaacagccaTAACAGGAACATCTCTCCATCAAATGCTCAGAAGACAGCTAAGCAAAAGAGCAAGAATGAAAAGAACCTGAGATAATTACAGATTGTCATAAAAATGCCTTAAGAAGCCTGAAAAAAAGTATACTGGACAAAATTTTCTTGTCCACTCTGGCAACAATAGCATAAAGCTCTTCTGGCAAGAAAAACTATAAAGAGCTTTCTAAGCACTGGAGTGTTTTGGGGGTGAGACCGGAACACACAGCGTTGCCAGGCCCCAAGGCAGTGCTCTGAAATCCTGAGAATCTAAGCCTACTTCTGCAACCTCCCATTCATATAGCAAACTGAAGGAGTGACTGATGAGATCAACAGAGCTCAAGTGtgaaacaagattaaaaaatacacaagCCAAGATCAGAGCCCTTCAAATCCCTACAGCCtatattggaaaaataaaaatccttcctgCTTCTGAAAACCCTGGTTAAAGAAATCCCTCCAACTTCAAGAGATGGGAGTATGTACATAATCAGTCCATGCACATAAACAGCATACTGATAACATTTTACTATGAAAATGCATGAAATCAAGTACAAACAGGATCTGTTCCTACGGACATGACATGGtaaaaaatgataaaacatGTTCTGTCTCCTTGAAAATCAACatttcagcttcagaaaaaCTGGTATTTATCACACTTACTTTAGGCAAAGCTCTCTTTGCTATAGGTAAACTGTCCATGGCACTCTACACATTTTCTGACAGAGATGTTGTGCAGATGGGAAATACTGTGTAGCATTTGTACTTTTGCAAACTATTGAGGAACACAGTGGAATTCCCACTCTACTATCCCCGTCAGGAGAGAATATAGTCATAAGCAGCATTTCGCACTTTACAGACTAAAATGAGTGCATACATGTATGTACAAAGAGAGAAACTGGTGAATATTAGCCCAAATTAGTTACGGTCTGTCACCCCAAATGATATGCAAAGATTACTGCTGCTCCAAAAAGTAAAGGCTAGAATTTTTACATATTAGATTCCATGAAAATAGAAGGCAACACTCACTTTTTCATCCTATAGAACCCTTTCTTTACAGTACCAAAGTTGCCAGAGCCAAGTTCACCCTCCTCCAAAGTTAACAATTTCCTGTCAAGAGTGACattttttggtttaatttcaTCTGGATCAGCATATGGACTTTCATAGACCTCAGTATCCATGGGTAAGGCTTCTCTCTGATCACCTGCAGttcaaacaatgaaaaaataagacaTGATTTTAGACATTTTTGCTGCCACAGCTAATATATTCACCTTTTCTATGTTCAAGATCATCAGTGTGTTTGACTTGTAAGGGCATTATAAAGAAACCACAAATATATAGTCCATATAGCCCATTATAAGCATTTTAGAACACACCAAAAGACAGTGGCCTCCCCCTGGTGACATGCTGTAACTACTGAATATCTGTGCAGGGTGAAACCAGGATATTCCTTGACAGGAGGGTTAGAAGTTGGCCCTTCTCCTTAGTACTTCCCATTAGTTACCTCACATAATTCTTCACTCAGAATGCTGCCTTAAATGTACTTCATTCTTAGGCACCTTGCTTTAATTGCATTATGCTTGGC
This sequence is a window from Corvus moneduloides isolate bCorMon1 chromosome Z, bCorMon1.pri, whole genome shotgun sequence. Protein-coding genes within it:
- the SYK gene encoding tyrosine-protein kinase SYK isoform X3 gives rise to the protein MSNLCSSTSGFLSLRPPSVILAGYQCHDNLGFNTHPSSGTLPKSWAGGGIISRLKSYTFPKAGSKKLQSTISHPQEEAPFNPYVLQRNRGITGAERGDQREALPMDTEVYESPYADPDEIKPKNVTLDRKLLTLEEGELGSGNFGTVKKGFYRMKKGAKPVAVKILKNESNDPAIKDELLREANVMQQLDNPYIVRMIGICEAEAWMLVMEMAELGPLNKFLQKNRHVTEKNITELVHQVSMGMKYLEENNFVHRDLAARNVLLVTQHYAKISDFGLSKALSADENYYKAQSHGKWPVKWYAPECMNFYKFSSKSDVWSFGVLMWEAFSYGQKPYKGMKGGEVAQMIERGERMERPEVCPTEVYSLMKLCWTYNVDDRPGFVAVEMRLRNYYYDISH
- the SYK gene encoding tyrosine-protein kinase SYK isoform X4; protein product: MSNLCSSTSGFLSLRPPSVILAGYQCHDNLGFNTHPSSGTLPKLQSTISHPQEEAPFNPYVLQRNRGITGAERGDQREALPMDTEVYESPYADPDEIKPKNVTLDRKLLTLEEGELGSGNFGTVKKGFYRMKKGAKPVAVKILKNESNDPAIKDELLREANVMQQLDNPYIVRMIGICEAEAWMLVMEMAELGPLNKFLQKNRHVTEKNITELVHQVSMGMKYLEENNFVHRDLAARNVLLVTQHYAKISDFGLSKALSADENYYKAQSHGKWPVKWYAPECMNFYKFSSKSDVWSFGVLMWEAFSYGQKPYKGMKGGEVAQMIERGERMERPEVCPTEVYSLMKLCWTYNVDDRPGFVAVEMRLRNYYYDISH